Sequence from the Sediminitomix flava genome:
GGAATCTTGGTATTATGGTCATGCTTATAGAGCAATTGTAGAAGATGGTCATCCTTTAGAAACTGAGGAAGATCGTAAGAAGTATGGAAGACTATATTCTTATTATGCGGCTCATGCTTTTGCACCTGAGGGGTGGAGATTACCAACTGTAGCGGAACTAGAGCAGTTAATGAACTCTCTAGGAGGTGATTCATTTGCGAAGCAACAAATGGTAGAAGGTGGCAAGTCTGGACTAGATTACAACTTCCCTGGTTACTTAGAAATTAATAGTAGTGGAGATCCTGCTTTTAGGAATGTCTTTAAAGGCTTAGACCAATTTGGTTATTTCTGGACGGCTGATCACAATCCATCTAGGGGATTGGCAGTTTCATTCTTTATTGGTGATGAAAGTACTATAGCAGGTATGGCCGTTCTACCTTATACATTTTTTGTAGGTTCTGTAAGGTATGTAAGAGAGGCACAGCCATAAGCCAAAATGAATTAGTTGATTACACTTAAATATCGACTCATGAAAAGATTAAAAATATTTTTATTGTTTTGGCTAATGACTGTATCTGCTACAGTTTTTGGTCAAAATAATATACCTGTAGACAATTACGTAGCAGGTAAAGTACGTATAAAGTTTAAAGAAGGAAGCTTACCTCAGCAATCTAATATGAGAGTAAGTGGACAATCTGATAATGATCCTCATATTGGATTACAAAGTGTTGATGCCGTTACAGATCGTGTTCGAGTTTCTAAAATGAAAAGGGTTTTCCCTTTTTCATCAAAACATGAAGCTAAGCACCGTAAATATGGTTTACACTTATGGTATGAATTGGATTTTAACGAAGATGAAAATCCAGAAAATATTGTAAAAGCATATGAAGGTATTGGTGAAATAGAACTTGTAAAACCAGTATTTAAGAAAATTAATTTGGGTGCTGATGCTGCAACAAAAGCTTTTAAGACTGAAGCATTGGCTGCTACTGAAGATTCGGTAAGTTTCAATGACCCATTATTACCTTCACAATGGCATTATGAAAATGATGGTTCTATTGGAGGTTTAGCTGATTATGATATTGATTTGGCGCATGCTTGGTCTACAACTACAGGTAATTCTGACGTAATTGTAGCGATTGTTGATCAAGGAGTTGACGTAAACCACGAAGATTTAAGACAAAACATCTGGGTGAATGAAGCTGAGCTTTATGGTGAAGAAGGTGTAGATGATGATGGCAATGGTTATGTGGATGATATTTATGGGGTAAACTTCAGAATTGAAGGTTCTAGTATTTTCCCAGAAGATCATGGTACGCACGTAGCTGGTACGGTTGGTGCTGTAAGTAACAACGGTATTGGTGTAGCTGGTGTAGCTGGTGGAGATGGCTCTGGAAATGGAGTGAAAATGATGTCTACGCAAGTGTTTGATTCTAGAGCACCAGGCGGAGCTAACTTTGCAGAAGCAATCGTTTATGGTGCGGATAACGGTGCCGTTATCTCTCAAAATTCATGGGGATATAACATGCCTAATTATTACGAACCAGAAGTACTAGATGCCATTAACTATTTTATTGCAGAAGCAGGTCAGTATGCAGGAAGCCCTATGAAAGGCGGTATTGTAATCTTTGCTGCTGGTAATGAAGGAAGTGAAGATATACGTTATCCTGGAGCTTTTGATGAAGTAATTGCGGTAGCAGCTACAGGACCAACAGGTTTGCCTGCTCGTTATACAAACTATGGAACTTGGGTAGATATTGCTGCTCCTGGTGGTGATATGGTAAACTTTGGAAATGATGGAGGTATCATTTCTACTTTAGCTTATGACAATTATGGACCAATGGAAGGTACATCAATGGCTTGTCCTCATGTTTCTGGGGTAGCAGCATTGATCGTATCTAAATTTGGTAATGAGGATTTCACCAACGAAGACTTGAAAAGAATTCTTCTGAACTCTGTTAAACGTTTTGACTTTGATTCTGAAGGTAAATTCGGAAAAGGTGCGCTAAATGCTGAAAGAGCTCTTCAAGATGATAACCGTATTCCGCCAAATGCTATTACGGATTTAGCAGCTAAAGAAGTATTCCATAACGAAGTTCGTTTACAATGGACAGTTCCTTCTGATGAAGATGGAAATACACCTGCTTATTACTATTTGGCAGTAGGTGAAAACGAGATCACAGCTGATAACTTTGAAAGTCAAGGACTTTATTTAGTAGAAAATAACCTTGATGAAGGTGAGAAGTTTGTTCTTCAAATTGGTGGATTCTTAAAAGAGAAAGAGTATTGGTTTGCCCTTAAGTCAGAGGATTATTTCCAAAACTTGTCTGATATCTCAAACATATTGAAGGTAACAACAACAAAGGAACCTCATTTTATGGAGTCTGATCGTCATCTGAGTTTTACAGTAGATGTAAAAGATAATGCGGTACAATCTCAAAATATGCAATTCTCTAACATTGGTGATGGAATTGTTTATTGGCAAGCATCTATCTTAAATGAAGATTATTTCTGGACTCCAGAACCTGAAGAGGAAGTAGATGAAAGTATCACCGTTGATTTCAATGCTGAAATTGAGACAAATACTGCTGTATTTTCTAAGTTAGAAACAGCTACTACAAAAGAAGTTACGCTAGCAGATGTAGAGTCTGGTGATTTAGATAATAAATCACATTGGGACAATGATGCTACTGAATATATTGCTGGTTTAAGTTATGACAACGGTACACCTCCAGCAATTTTTGCATCAACTGGTGATCCGAATGCAGGACTTATCTTTGCCACTCGTTTTGAAGTTCCTTATGATTATACCTTTAATCTGACTCACATTGAAGCTGTTCTTTACCCTGAAATCAATGATAAACCAATTATTGTTGAGATTAAGAAAGGTGGACGTGATAGTTACTTTGATGCAGAAACGGTATACGAGCAACCATACTATCCAGATACGACAAACGTATTGAAGTATTACCGTATTCCTTTATATAAACCTCAACTGATTAATGAGGATGAAGTATTTTGGGTCGTAATGCATTACCCTAAAGAAATGCAATGGCCGATGGTTCTTCAATATGGGGATTGGTATTCTTGGAATCATTTCTTGTTCTCTAGAACAAATGGTAGATCATATGAAAACAGTCTTGTATTAGCGAGTAGACCAACTGTTCCTATGCTAAATGTATTAAGTACAGGTAACGATGGTTCATATGTATTTCTAAATCCTAATTTTGGAGAATTACAAAAAGGAGAGGAAAGAGAAATTGAGACTACGATTGATGCCTCTTATTTGACAAATGGTGATCACTTGGCTTCTTTAGGGATTTACACCAATGATATTCATAAACCAGTTGTCAATATAGAAGTAAAGGTTGAAGTTACAGGTCAAGAACCTGCTCTTGATGAAGAACATGTTTATGAATTTAATATTCATGCAGATGTAGAAAATGAGCTTATACTACCTGTGACAAATACAGGTCTTGCAGACTTGAATATTACTTCTGTTGGTTTAGCTTCGGGTTCTGGTACAATCACTAAACTTTGGGAAGGTGATACACTGACCATTGCTCCTAATGCAAAAGAAGATTTACAAATGTCTTTCTCAACAACAGAACTTGGTGTCTTAGAAAGAGATATTGTATTACAGACATTAGAAGGCTATACTTTTAACTTAAGAACAAGATTATTCAGTCAAGAAGCGCCTTCAATTTTTGTAAGTACACCGTCTCCCACCATTAATGTGATCTATGGAGAAACTAAGGAAGTAGAACTAAACATTTCAAATCCTGATGGAGGTTCAGACTTAGTCTATGATTTGAGCCATTACAATACCATTGATCACCAATCTGGTATTTTAGTCCAAAAATTTGATTATTCGGTTTCAGTTGAAGAAAGAGCCAGTGAAATAGAAGATTGGAAAGTTGTAAAGAATTTTGGAAAACATTTTAACTATGATAGCACATTTCATCCGATTAAACTTGACATGCAAGTACCATTCTTCGATCAAGTTTTAGAAGGAATTAAGTTTTCTAATCGAGGTGAATTGGTTAATTACATTAACGGTGAATTGAGAGCTTTAAGGTTAGAAGATGCTTGGGTTGAAACTAGAGATGTATATCAACATACATTTGGCGATCATTCTGTCTTCCATTTTAATTGTAATGTAAAGAGACTACAAGAGAATGGTATCCGCATCATTTCTGAAGTAGAGTATCAAATCATTCTTTTCAAGGATGGTACGATTGAGTACAGATACATCGATGTAGAAGAAGGTATGGCTGATTTTGATTATACAGTAAGCCTAACGGGTCTTTCTTATGAAGATGTATTCTATTATAGAGATGAAGAAGACTCTGTAAATACCATTATGAATGGTACCGTAGTTACATTTACACCTGATGCTGGTATGTCTATGGTTTCCATGTCAGATCCTAAAACAGGAACAGTGAGAGTTGGAGCAGATGGAGTCGCTTCTGTAACACTAGACCCAGCGTCAAGAAATATGACT
This genomic interval carries:
- a CDS encoding S8 family serine peptidase yields the protein MKRLKIFLLFWLMTVSATVFGQNNIPVDNYVAGKVRIKFKEGSLPQQSNMRVSGQSDNDPHIGLQSVDAVTDRVRVSKMKRVFPFSSKHEAKHRKYGLHLWYELDFNEDENPENIVKAYEGIGEIELVKPVFKKINLGADAATKAFKTEALAATEDSVSFNDPLLPSQWHYENDGSIGGLADYDIDLAHAWSTTTGNSDVIVAIVDQGVDVNHEDLRQNIWVNEAELYGEEGVDDDGNGYVDDIYGVNFRIEGSSIFPEDHGTHVAGTVGAVSNNGIGVAGVAGGDGSGNGVKMMSTQVFDSRAPGGANFAEAIVYGADNGAVISQNSWGYNMPNYYEPEVLDAINYFIAEAGQYAGSPMKGGIVIFAAGNEGSEDIRYPGAFDEVIAVAATGPTGLPARYTNYGTWVDIAAPGGDMVNFGNDGGIISTLAYDNYGPMEGTSMACPHVSGVAALIVSKFGNEDFTNEDLKRILLNSVKRFDFDSEGKFGKGALNAERALQDDNRIPPNAITDLAAKEVFHNEVRLQWTVPSDEDGNTPAYYYLAVGENEITADNFESQGLYLVENNLDEGEKFVLQIGGFLKEKEYWFALKSEDYFQNLSDISNILKVTTTKEPHFMESDRHLSFTVDVKDNAVQSQNMQFSNIGDGIVYWQASILNEDYFWTPEPEEEVDESITVDFNAEIETNTAVFSKLETATTKEVTLADVESGDLDNKSHWDNDATEYIAGLSYDNGTPPAIFASTGDPNAGLIFATRFEVPYDYTFNLTHIEAVLYPEINDKPIIVEIKKGGRDSYFDAETVYEQPYYPDTTNVLKYYRIPLYKPQLINEDEVFWVVMHYPKEMQWPMVLQYGDWYSWNHFLFSRTNGRSYENSLVLASRPTVPMLNVLSTGNDGSYVFLNPNFGELQKGEEREIETTIDASYLTNGDHLASLGIYTNDIHKPVVNIEVKVEVTGQEPALDEEHVYEFNIHADVENELILPVTNTGLADLNITSVGLASGSGTITKLWEGDTLTIAPNAKEDLQMSFSTTELGVLERDIVLQTLEGYTFNLRTRLFSQEAPSIFVSTPSPTINVIYGETKEVELNISNPDGGSDLVYDLSHYNTIDHQSGILVQKFDYSVSVEERASEIEDWKVVKNFGKHFNYDSTFHPIKLDMQVPFFDQVLEGIKFSNRGELVNYINGELRALRLEDAWVETRDVYQHTFGDHSVFHFNCNVKRLQENGIRIISEVEYQIILFKDGTIEYRYIDVEEGMADFDYTVSLTGLSYEDVFYYRDEEDSVNTIMNGTVVTFTPDAGMSMVSMSDPKTGTVRVGADGVASVTLDPASRNMTAGTYQENIIVRSNTVEGETILPITVTVEGEGAVSIQDSVIFEDVYVGSTNTAYVKITNAGSDDITLTGFNSGLENVFIALEEFDEVTGLTITPLSNIMVPVLYDATDDQELNGTLSFNFDNGIETSIEYVAVKAKAQYDASYSLSLADDIHVSLSHDNTSETITFDLNNESENVALDYVFVNSLHAQVSSDTRAMEDTSYATYYDSYGYTYIVSDSSNNFHRWDDISEKGEMIQFEEGETITTSVLPFSLPFYEGSYDSVWVSSKGYVAVNETEEEIYWRFEAEDGISGIIAPFWTGIIPGEADKDGVYVYHEEDKVIFQWEGFTADPSLLGFIGLVTCQVEINANGDIYFHYKEVETWGGDLKIGIESPKEFDLVHDPNALIVRYAGITNGSSIALKAPARSEVEKGLSSALELTISAKNAYYTGTYKDTVALYTNSYAKPSQLIPVSFDYVGKAELKTPTEIVWEEETLLPNLVISKEIELVNTGSDDVTIDVIDNTGFGKFDIYNQNNGLKLVRLNGQLANPLTIAPWNTLVLRVEIPVDAIGMLEGEISFSGNTGENIVKVSANIVEPPVFSWDAEDQYFQMTNSDSATYEFTIENTGKTTLNYELKPAVFNVEAGEAEPQIIDEVGHYFVEEPIIANSIGLDTKEQPDGIFTPFIIVGRLAFSTRLTAPEGGITLTHVRVHTHLSALEQFVNIMIYFNENEILEDHNPQTGVKMYDQKYVIDQVVEQGWVNFPLQEPIFVPEGQVFSLITTQPGARRFVSFEINTDQEVLEDVWSGVNADENGIFYWGSVAGLRSMNTVYKIRGVTGSGGEPWFSVDQETGSVEAGESVMITTKIDGSKIPSGENKGILQVLTNDVNTPYDEISLNATVNGAPKFVFHPNLYQDTVRLQETEEQVFSYLFEDPEGENMVFSIADSVSTDSLKITYEQTSNTTAKLKVVTHYESEGKYAIPVKVEDEEGNMSIDSLVLKVSHKNRAPMLNPEYEVIYLNLAGNSSMTLDPNSLFEDPDGDEFFVYAGNYNPEIVDLTFGQSLMGLHAVSEGTAALVFAADDTLEDGYTLVVIFVVVINDPNAIDGTPSSVAAKEILENTPGQSVAFPNPVTDSDVNIAFHLEQEANVHMEFFDVTGKRQLIEDLGEVSSGHHIHRLSLPQLSSGMYYLNLKINGEIISSHKISLQ